The genomic DNA GGCGTTATGCAGAAACTCTTCTCCCAACAAATCCGCTTCACCCAATCCGATGGCTCCCCCTTCCCAAATTGGGAAGAGAAGAAGTTAGGGAAAGTAATTGAGTTAATATCAGGCAGGCATCTCGCCCCTGATGAATATCAAACGGGGAAGGGCAAAATTCCATACTTCACAGGTCCTTCTGATTTTACAAACAATTTTTTAGAACTCACTAAATGGGCTATTATTCCTGCTCAAACAGGAAAAAGTGGTGATATTTTAATTACAGTTAAGGGAAACGGAGTTGGAGAAATGCTATTTCTGCAATTGAATGAAGTTGCAATTGGTCGCCAACTAATGTCAATACGCCCAACCCGAGTTAATGGTGCGATGCTTTACCAGAAGCTATTTAATTATCGAAAAACATTACAAGCACTTGCAGCAGGAAATATTATTCCAGGATTATCAAGGGGAGACCTTTTAAATCTGAATTTTTTTTTGCCGTCGATCAGTGAACAAGAAAAAATAGCTAATTTTCTAACTACAATCGACCGCAAAATCGAAGCACTCTCCCGCCAAATCGAGCAAACCGAAAAATTCAAAAAAGGCTTACTCCAAAAACTATTTGTGTAGTTATTAAAATCAAGGCTCAATCTATGGAAAAAGTCATTCACAAAACCACAACTAAACAACAAACCAGTGACTTTCACTACTGGCAAAATCAGCCACCCCTTAAACGTCTCGAAGCCCTAGAACAAATTCGCCGAGAATACCACCAATATAAATACAATGCTGAACCCAGACTTCAAAGAATTTATACAATTATTAAACGCCAATCAAGTTAAATATCTGATTATTGGTGGTTATGCCGTCGCCATTCATGGACACCCCCGCTACACCAAAGATATAGATATTTGGGTAGAGATGTCACCAGAAAACGCCGATAAACTCATAACTGCCCTCGATCAATTTGGTTTTGGTAGCCTTGGCTTATCTGCCCAAGACTTTCAAACCCCCAACCAAATCATTAAATGTTTATTTGAAGAAGTGAACAGGGAACAGGGAATAAAATAAAAGTATTACCTATTACCCAAAGAAAATGATCGCAGCCAAAGACAACGCCCCCCGCCTAACCCCCGAAGAATACTTTATTTGGGAAGAACAGCAACTAAAAAAACACGAATATATCAACGGTGAAGTTTACGCCATGACTGGCGGTAGCATCAATCACGGGCGTATCGGTATCCGCTTCACCGCCATGTTCGACAGCCACTTAGAAAATACAGGCTGCATCACTGGTAACTCTGATGTCAAGCTCAATATTTTTGGCAGTAATAATTATACCTACCCAGATGCCAGCGTCACTTGCGACGATCGCGACAAAACCACAACCCAATATATTACCTACCCCTGCTTAATCGTCGAAGTCCTCTCCGCTAGTACCGAAGCCTACGACAGAGGCGGCAAATTCCGAATGTACCGCCAAAACCCAGCCTTAATCGATTACCTCCTAGTCAGTTCCACCAGCATCGAAATCGACCTGTATCACAAAAACGACGCAGGCGATTGGTTGATTATCAACTACAAATCAGGTGACACAATCGAACTCAAAAGCATTAACCTCAATTTTCCCATTGAACAAGTCTATCGCGGTTTAACCCTTGAACCAGGGAATGGGGAATAGAATCAAAGCATTACCTACTATCCATTACTTAACGCCCAATATGCTAACCCTCGAAACCGTAATCCAAAAAATCCAACAACTCCCCCCTGAACAACAAAATAAAGTCATTGAGTTTATTGAATTCTTGGAATTTCAAGCGAGCCGCACCCTTGCGCCGCAAACACCCACTGCACCAGAAACCGCCGAAACATCGTTTGCCGACGCGACTAAAGAATTTATCGGCTGCCTTGATAGCGATCTCGAAGACCTCTCCCATAATCCTAGATATCTAGAAGAATTCGGTAGATGATGACTAGAGCTACCATCCTAGATACAGGAGTCTTAATTGCCTACCTCATGCCCAAAGATAAATTCCACACTTGGGCAGTTTCCCAACTCTCTCAAATCAGCACCCCTGTCTTAACCAATGAAGCTGTAATTACAGAAGCCTGTTTCCTCGCCCAAAGGATTCACAACGGACAAGAAACTATTCTAAAACTTATTAAGCAAGGTCATATCATTATTCCTTTCAACCTCAGTCAAGAAATTGAAGCCATAGAAAACCTAATGAAACGCTATGCTTCAGTGCCAATGTCTCTCGCCGATGCTTGTTTAGTCAGAATGAGCGAAATGTACGAAAATAGCCAAATCCTAACCCTAGATAGCGACTTTACCATTTATCGAAAGCAGCGCAATCAAAGGATTCCCGCGATCGTGCCCAACGAGAATTAAGCTATGACCCAATCTGAAGCCGAACTAGAACAACAGCTAATTGATCGCCTCACGGGATTAGGCTACGAACCTGTCACCCTTCGCAATGCCGAAGACCTGAAAGCCAACCTCAAAACCCAACTAGAGAAACATAACCACATCAAACTCAGCGACACAGAGTTTAAAAGCGTCCTCAATCACCTCGATAAAGGCAATGTGTTCGATCGCGCCAAGCGCCTACGCGATAAAATGGAACTCAGGCGCGACGATGGCAACACCTTTTATCTAGAATTCCTCAACACCGAACATTGGTGCCAAAACCAATATCAAGTCACGAACCAGATTACCCAGCAAGGCAAATACAAAAATCGCTACGACGTAACCCTGCTAATTAACGGCTTGCCCCTCGTGCAAATTGAACTGAAGCGCCGAGGACTGGAACTTAAAGAAGCCTTTAACCAAATCAACCGTTACCAACGCCATTCCTACGGTGCAGACAATGGACTGTTTCAGTATATCCAAATTTTTGTCATCTCCAACGGTGTTAATACCCGCTACTATGCCAACAACCGCAAACAAGAATTTAAACAAACGTTCTATTGGGCAGACCAAGAAAATAACCTCATAACCCAACTGGAAGACTTCGCCGACAGCTTTTTGGAGAAATGCCACGTCTCCAAAATGATCTGCAAATACATTGTCCTGCACGAATCTGACAAAGTGCTGATGGTGCTGCGTCCTTACCAATACTACGCAGTAGAAGCAATTATTGAGCGCGTTAAAAACACCGACAAAAACGGCTATATTTGGCATACCACCGGATCGGGCAAGACCCTCACCAGCTTCAAAGCTGCCCAAATCCTCACTCAATTTCCCAAAGTGCATAAAGTGCTGTTTGTCGTCGATCGCGCTGACCTCGACTACCAAACCAGCAAGGAATTTAATTATTTCAGTCCTAATTGCGTAGACACTACCGACAACACCAAACAACTGGTAGAACAAATGGCTGGGGATAACCCCCTCATTGTCACCACGATTCAGAAACTCAACCGTGCGATAAAATCCCAACGCCATGAAGCCGCTATGGAGAGTTTGAAAGATAAGCGCATTGTGTTTATCTTTGATGAATGCCACCGTTCCCAATTTGGCGAAACTCATAAAAATATCGTTAAATTCTTTCCCCAAGCCCAGATGTTCGGCTTTACCGGAACTCCCATCTTTGCCGATAACGCTGCCGGTAATCAACACGGTAAACGCACCACCAAAGACCTATTCCAAGAATGTCTGCATAAATATGTCATTACTAATGCGATCGCTGATGAAAATGTTCTGAAATTTTCCGTCGAGTATTGGGGCAAACTCAAACGCAAAGATGGAACACTCATTACAGAACCAAAATTAGACCGCGATTTCTTTGAAAATCCCGACCGAATTTCACTGATTGTTGATTGGATTATTGCCAACCATAACCGTAAAACCCACGGCAGAAAATTCTCTGCTATGCTCTGCGTCAGTAACGTAGATACCCTAATCACTTATTACGAAACATTTAAAAATAAACAGAAACAGGGATTACATGACCTACGAGTTATTACTATTTTTACCCCCAGCGATAACGAAGAAGACGAAGACGCAAACGGCTTAATTGGAGAACCTGATTTCAATATCAGCACAGATAAGAGCAGCAGTAGCCATAGCCGCGACAAATTGAATGAATTTATCGCGGACTATAACCAGATGTACCAAACCCAACATTCAGCCAAAGATAGTCAGGCTTTTTATGCCTATTACAAAGATATTTCCAAACGAATGAAGGATAGGGATCGGGAAAACTTTCAGGACGCAGAACGTGCTGATATTCTGTTAGTTGTCAATATGTTTCTGACGGGTTTTGATGTTAAAAAACTCAATACGCTCTACGTCGATAAAAATCTGAAGTATCACGGGTTAATTCAAGCATACTCCCGTACTAATCGCATTTTGAGCGAACTTAAATCTCAGGGAAATATTGTTTGCTTTCGCAATCTTAAGGAAAATACCGATCGAGCCGTTGCCCTCTTTTCCGATCCCAACGCTAACGAACAAATTTTTATTGAACCCTACGAATACTACATTGAGGAATTTAATAAAGGCGTGCAAGAACTGAGAGCGATCGCCACTATTCCTAACGATGTCAATAAATTGATTAGTGAAGACGACCAAGTTGAGTTTGTTAAAGCCTTTCGTAATCTCATTCGCTCATTGAATGTCAGTAAGTCATTCACCCAATTTAGTTTTTCCGATTTAAACCTAGATGAACAAACCTTTGAGGATTACAAGAGCAAGTATCTAGACATCTACGACAGAACAAGAAATCGGAGAGACGATGAGCCGGAATCCCCTGTCGAAGAGGTCGATTTTGAACTGGAACTCATTCAGCGCGACGAAATTAATGTCTCCTATATTCTCAAGCTACTGGCTAACCTCCAGCGCGAGCAGCAAGTGGATGTTGCTTCAGAGGAGTACCAGACCCAAAAAGCTACTATCCTTGAAATCATTAGCCAAGAAGCCCAACTACGGAATAAGCGGGATCTACTGGAGAAATTCATTGAAGAACGGCTTCCTACCCTTGAACCGGAAGAGGAAATCGAAACCGTCTTCCAGAAGTTCTGGAGTCAGGAACGAATTGCTACAATTCAGCACCTCTGCCAGGAGGAGAACCTGAAGATCGATATTGTTCAGCAAATGATTGCTGACTATAAATTCTCTGGGAAAGAGCCGCTCCGAGAAACCGTGCTGAGTGCTTGCAACGAAAAACCCAAATTGTTGGATCGCAAAAAAGTCTTCGATCGAGTCGTGTCGAAATTGCTCGACATCGTTAACAAGTTCGATGACGCGATCGGTGAGATGGAGGAAGAAGATTGACACTCCCCGTCCTAAAGGAGCGGGGATTCCTGATTCAGCGAGACAACTTACCAAGTAGACTTGCATCTACTTGACAGAGGTCGAACTCTCCACAGGCGTTAATTTGGGTATGCCCTACCCTATGCAAGACCGCTTGCTAAGATATTTAATGCTGCATTGTGGTCGCGGTCTAACACAGTGCCGCAATGCTCACAACGATGCGTTCGTTGACTCAGTGTTTTAACAACTTTCTTGCCGCAATTCGAGCAATTTTGACTTGTATATTGTGGTGGCACTGCAATAGTGACCTTACCAAACACCCTACCAAAATACTCAACCCAGTCTCGGAACATTGACCAACTCGCATCACCGATCGACTTAGCTAGCTTGTGATTCTTGACCATGTTCCGCACCTGCAAGTCTTCGTAGGCAATCAGGTCGTTAGACCGAACTACGCACCTTGCCGTCTTAATGGCAAAGTCTTTACGCTGCCTACTTACCTGCAAATGCTTCTTAGCTAACCGCTTTATAGCCTTTCTGCGATTGGCAGACCCTTTCTTCCGCTTAGAAACGTTGCGCTGCAACTTTTTAAGTTGACGCTCTGTTTTTCTAAGGAATTTGGGATTCTCGACAACCTCACCATTACTATCGGTATAGAAATGGTTGAGTCCCACATCTAAGCCGATAGTGGTTTTTGAGGGGTCGATCTTTTCTCTGCGATCTACTTCGACGCAAATTTGAGCATAATAACCGTCGGCACGACGCACCAGTCTGATGCGTTTAATCTGCTCGATCGGGTAGAAGTTCAGATCGCGACTGCCGATTAATTTGAGTCTGCCGATTTTGAAGCCATCGGTCAAAGTTAGGTATTTCCTGTCTTCGCTAAGCTTCCATCCTGTTTGCTTGTATTCAACAGAATGACCGCGCTTTTTGAATCTCGGAAAGCCCTTTTTGCCGGGTACTTTCTTTTTGCAATTTTCAAAAAATCGACGAATGGCAGACCACGCCCTTTCTGCACTGGCTTGTCTTGCTTGAGAGTTGAGCTTTTTAGCAAACTCAAATTCTTTAGCAAGCACGGCGCAGTATTTGTTGAGATCGTATTTATCGCTCCCTTTTACGTCCATCCACAGCCTTAAAGCTTTATTACGCACAAAAAGAGCAGTACGGATTGCCTCATCAATGAGGTTGTACTGCTCTTTTTTGCCTTTTAGTTTTGCTTCGAGGACTAGCATAGAGAAAAGGGAAGCTTATAACGAGAATCCTAGCATAATAGGATAGATTAATGCAAAGCCGCCCTGGAAGCGATGCACTGCGATGTCCTGAGCTTGCCGAAGGGAGCCTGTCGAAGTGGGCGGGGTCTTAGACCCAAGTTTTTTGATAAATAATAAATAATGAATATTGGGCAGGTAGCGCTATATCGCGCGCTGAGAGTGACAGCCAGCTTTAGCTTGCAGGTGTTTATAAGGATTTGAGCGATCGCGTCGGAGGGGAGGCAATTGCTTGTACCATTGAAAGAGACAAGGGACGGGTTGAGTCGATCGCGTTTGTATCGTCGCACCCACCTCAAAGCCGCACCCGCCCCTACTCTTGCTACTGCTATCGGGGCGAAAAGCGCGTTGTCGAAAGGCTTTGAGTAGGTTTTATCTCACGGAACTGCACTAAACCATGAAAGCCAAAGACGTACAAGTATATCCCATTACGACCGATACGCGAGTGTTGCGATCGCGCACCTGGGATCGCCTCAAGTTTGAGATAGAATATGCCCTCCAACGCGGTACAACCGCCAATTCCTATCTGATCCAAGCCGATAAAATCGCGCTGTTTGACCCTCCCGGCGAATCCTTCACAAAGATATTTATCGAAGCCCTCCAAAAACGCATCGACCCGAAAACCATCGATTATATTATCCTCGGTCACGTCAACCCCAACCGAGCGACCACTTTACAAGCCTTACTCGAAATTGCCCCCCAAATTACCTTTGTCACCTCCAACCCCGGGGCGATTTCGCTTAAAAAAATTCTTGAAGATTTAACCCTTCACATCAAAGTCGTTAAAGGCGATGAAACCCTAGATTTAGGGCAAGGACACAACCTCGAATTTATTCTCACACCCAATCCACGCTGGCCGGATCGGATGTGTACCTACGACCCGAAAACGAAAATCCTATTTACCGATAAACTCTTTGGGGCGCACGTTTGCGGCGATCAAGTTTTCGATGAAGGCTGGACGGTATACGACGAAGACCGGCGCTATTATTTCGATTGTCTCATGGCTCCGAGTGCCAGCCAAACTGAAGCCGCATTAGAAAAACTCGGCGAAAAGGAAGCGACGCTGTATGCAACGGGTCACGGGCCTCTAGTACGCTATGGTTTGAGCGAACTCACCCACGCTTACAAACAATGGGTGCAACAGCAGAAAGAAAGTAAGGCGAGAGTGGCAGTGATTTATGCTTCGGCTTATGGAAGTACCGCAACTTTAGCCAACGCGATCGCGCGCGGCATTACTAAGGCGGGCGTGGCGGTAGAATCGATCAACTGCGAGTTTGCCGAACCCGAGGAAATCAAAAACGCCGTCGAAGTTGCCGATGGTTTTATTATGGGATCTCCGACGCTGGGCGGTCATGCCCCAACTCCGATTCAAACCGCTTTGGGGATCGTGCTGGCTACCGCCGATAAAAATAAATTGTATGGCGTATTTGGTTCTTACGGCTGGAGCGGCGAAGCGATCGACTTGCTCGAGCAAAAGTTTACTGATGCGGGCTACCGTCAGGGATTCGACCCGATCCGCGTTAAATTTAAACCCAATGAAGTGACGCTGCAATATTGCGAGGAAGCGGGGACGGACTTCGCCCAAGTCCTCAAGCGCAAGCAGAAAAAACGTGCGATTAAACAGCCCGTCGGCGATTCCCAAGCCGACAGAACCGAACAAGCGGCGGGGCGCATCGTGGGTTCGCTGTGCGTGGTGACGACGCACCAAGGCGATCTCAGCAATGCGATGCTGGCTTCTTGGGTATCGCAGGCGACGTTTTCGCCGCCCGGATTGACTGTTGCTGTGGCTAAGGAACGCGCGATCGAATCAATGCTGCATTCCGGCGCGCCTTTCGTTCTGAATATTCTGCCGGAAGGAAACGCGCAATTGAAAAAACAGTTTGCAAAAAATTATGCCCCCGGACAAGATCGCTTTGATACCATTGAGACGGAAACGGCTGAGAATGGCTGTCCGGTGCTGAAAGGAACGCTCGCTTACTTGGAATGCGAAGTGAGTAACCGCATGGAGTGCGGCGATCATTGGTTGCTGTACGCGATCGCTTCAAAAGGTCAAGTCTTCGATAATGATGGCTTAACCGCCGTCCACCACCGCAAGTCGGGGAGTTATTATTAGAGCGAGTTTGCTCAATCGGCGAGCAATAACGATTGACAATAGGAGCGTTAAATGCTATAGGGGGTTGTTGATTAAAGCATTAAACCCATAAATTTCTCGCGTTCCCGCGATCGCGACGAGTTCGATTTCTTTCTCGTCGCCCGGTTCAAAGCGAATCGCCGTACCCGAAGGAATATTAAGGCGCATTCCTTTCGTTGCGTCGCGATCGAATTCTAAAGCAGGATTGACTTCATAAAAGTGAAAATGAGAGCCAACTTGAATGGGGCGATCGCCAGTATTCGCAACGGTTATTTTTCTCGTTTCGCGTCCGGCGTTAAGTTCGATTGCGCCTTCTTGAGGGAAAATTTCTCCAGGAATCATGTTGAGTTAATAGGGGAGAGGGGTTACAAAAAGTTAGAAAATAAAACTATTGAATCGGATTGTGAACGGTGACGAGTTTAGTTCCGTCGGGAAAAGTCGCCTCAACTTGTACTTCGTGAATCATTTCTGCGATTCCATCCATCACATCATCGCGAGTTAATAAAGTTGCGCCATCCGCCATTAATTCTGCAACGGTTTTTCCCTCTCTCGCTCCTTCTAAAATAGCAGCACTGATATAAGCCATCGCTTCGGGATAGTTAAGTTTCAATCCTTTAGCTTTGCGTCTTTCGGCTAACAGAGCAGCCGTGAAAACGAGCAGTTTATCTTTTTCTTGAGGAGTGAGTTGCATAAAAGAATTTGTGGCTAGTAATTCGTAATTTTTGGTGCGTAATTGGTAATGGAAAATTGGGAAGACGAAATAGAGAATCAATTAAGAGCTATTGCCAAACGCGAGGTAAGATCGGAGAACTTTGGGCATTGGCAAGGCGCAAGAGTCGCCAAACTTCTATAAACCATTTCCTAACTTCGGCGGTTGAATCGCCTCGGTATCGACAGAGCAATCCGCCTGCTTGAGTGCGGGTTGCGCCAAACTGTCCGGCTTGAGATTTCTTTTGGATAATACCAGAGTCGATGAGATTTCTCACGCGCGCTAGCAATTCTTCAGAGACGGGTTTGCCGATGTAAATCAAGCTGCCGACGAGGGGATATCCGGCGAGGGCGTTAGCGCTGGTGCAGTTTTCTTCGCTCCCTTGAAGGCGCTGGCGATCGATCCAGAGAGGTTTTCCTTGCTGCCAAATTTCAAAACGCGATCGCCATTCGCCGTGCAAAAATCGCTCGTTGCGGGCGCTGCGTCCAAAGCGGGCGATCTCCCAACCCAGAAAACTCGCTCCCGGCGCGAGTTCGACGCGCGTCTGCTGTTGGTAATCTGCCCCCTCAAAAAGAATGGTTTCCGGTGGCAACCATTCCAAACTCGCTTCGGGTTCGAGGTTAAACGCTGTGGTGTAGCGGGCGAGTTGACCGTTGCTGCGATAGACTTTGGTAGCAGCGGGCGCAGTGATGAGGGCGCGGCTGTGGGGGAGGAGGTGGATAGTCGCAGAAAGGCGATCGCCCCCGACAATGCCCCCCGCTGTGTGTAACATAACCGTATGGCACACTTGCGGCCCTTCGGGGTAAAAAGGACGCTGCACTTTTAAGGGCGCTCGAGCGTAGGCGCGGGCGATGCGCGTTGCATCGTCGCAATGGCGGTAAACCAGATCGAGACAACCTTGCCAGCCTGATAGCTCGTCACTCATAATTTATTTACGATTTATTTATAGAATTGGAGAATTTCCAATTTATCACCCAAAACTCGCTCATTTATAATTCATTTTGTAGTGGAATCTCAAACTGAAAAAACGATCCTTCCCGTCATTGGTTGGCGGGAGTTTTTATCGCTTCCCGAACTGGGAATCGACAAAATAAAAGCCAAAATCGACACGGGGGCGCGTTCTTCAGCTTTACACGCCTTTGATATCGAACATTTTGAACGAGATGGAGTTCCGAGCGTGCGTTTTAAAGTCCATCCCGAGCAGCGCAATGGTAACGTTACCGCGATCGCGGAAGCCCCGCTTTTAGACGAGCGCCACGTTCGCAATTCGGGCGGACAGACGCAAATGCGCCCGGTGATTCAAACGACGATTGGACTGGGGGAAAGACGTTGGGCGATCGAATTGACGCTTACCAATCGAGATGCAATGGGTTTTAGAATGCTCTTAGGACGGCAAGGAATACGTCGGCAGTTTTGGGTCGATGCGGGACGTTCCTTCCTCTGGAGCAGTGGGAAAGAAGTTTAACTTTATTAAAAAAGTACGATGAAAATTGCCATCTTATCTCAAGATGCGTCTCTCTACTCGACTAAGCGGCTTTTAGATGCCGGAGAGAAGCAGGGACACGAAATGCGCGCGATTAACTATTTGCGCTGTTATATGAATATAACGTCCCACAAGCCGACGATTATGTATCAAGGCAAACCGTTAGAAGATTTTGATGCAGTTATCCCGCGTATTGGAGCCTCGAGAACGTTTTACGGGACGGCAGTGGTGAGACAGTTTGAGGTGATGGGGGTATTCAGTACGAATGACTCGCAGGCAATTTCGCGATCGCGCGATAAGTTGCGCTGCCTGCAAATCCTTGCTCGTAAAGGCATCGGACTGCCGGTTACGGGTTTTGCCCACGCCACAGAAGATATCGACGGTTTAATCGAAACAGTGGGCGGTGCGCCTTTGGTGATTAAATTGTTAGAAGGAACTCAAGGAATTGGGGTGGTTTTAGCGGAAACGCAGCAAGCAGCAAAGTCAGTGATCGAAGCCTTTCGCGGTTTGGATGCCAATATTTTGGTGCAAGAATATATCAAGGAAGCGGGAGGGGCAGATTTGCGCTGTTTCGTTGTCGGTGATAAGGTTGTAGCGGCAATGAAACGCCAGGGCGCGCCGGGAGAATTTCGCTCGAACTTGCATCGCGGCGGCAAAGCGGAGAAAGTCAAGCTAACGCCAGAGGAACGCAGTACGGCCGTGCGATCGGCTAAAGCAATGGGACTGCGCGTGGCGGGAGTAGACTTGTTGCGCTCCAATCACGGTCCAGTGGTTATGGAAGTGAACTCTTCCCCCGGACTGGAGGGAATTGAAAAGGCGACGGGGGTTGATGTGGCAGGGAAGACGATCGAGTTTGTGGCAAAAAGTGCAGCCGAGGCGAAAAACCGCGCGCCGCTCGATCGCGTTCAATATTAGCGATAAGGAGATAGCAAGCGACGAGTGACGGGAGAAAAAGTAGGGGAGAATCGCTCCGAAGAGGGAGGCAATAGGCTCGTTATTGCGGGTCGCGCGATCGCCCCCGGACGGCGCTACCGCTTAGAAATTCCCGTCGCTTCCCTGCCGACGCAAACTTTACTCTCTCTACCCGTTATCGTCATCAACGGTTGCGAACCCGGGCCGAGGTTATGGTTGAGCGCTGCGATTCACGGCGATGAAATTAACGGCGTAGAAATTATTCACCAAGTTTTGCAGCACGTCCGACCGGAAAATCTGCGCGGTACGCTGATTGCCGTTCCCATCGTTAATGTTTTTGGTTTTATCGCTCAATCTCGCTATCTCCCCGATCGCCGGGATCTCAATCGTTGCTTTCCCGGTTCGCCGACGGGTTCCCTCGCTTCCCGTCTCGCTCACCTGTTTATGACAGAAGTTGTCCGCCACAGTACCCACGGGATCGATCTGCATACAGCCTCCGATCGCCGCACGAATTTACCTCAGATTCGCGCCAATATTGAAGATGAGGAAACCCATCGCTGTGCGAGGGCCTTCAGCGCGCCCGTAACGCTACACGCCACCATTCGCGATGGTTCCTTGCGCCAAGCCGCCGCCCAGCGCAATATTCCGACCCTCCTCTACGAAGCGGGCGAAATTCTCCGCTTCGATCCCGAATCGATTCGCATTGGGGTTGAAGGCATTTTGCGCGTGATGGCTCACCTGCAAATGCACGATTCTTTTATTTTGTCAACCCCCGTATCGACGGTGGAAATCGTCGCCTCGAAATGGATTCGCGCTTCTCGTAGCGGTATTTTGCACGTCAAAGTCGCGTTAGGCGAACGAGTCCAGAAAAAGCAACTGCTGGGGAAGATTACCGATGCGTTTAGCGAACGCACGACTCATGTACGCGCGCCCTTCGTTGGAATTGTCATCGGGTTTTGCCATAATCCCCTCGTCAATCAGGGAGACGGCGTTTTTCACCTCGGCGCGATCGGCTCGACCGAGAAAGCGATGGAGTGACGCTATAATTAAAGATTCACGCTCTCGCGAGTTTTAAAATCGAATCCTGGGATTGAGATGGGCGAAAAAGACGACGGGTTTAAAATTATTAGCGATAATCGTCAAGCGCGTTACCTCTACGAAATTCTCGAAACCTACGAGGCGGGAATTGAGTTGGTGGGAACGGAAGTGAAATCGATTCGCGCCGGACGGGTGAATTTGCGGGATGCTTACGGATTAATTCGCAATGGCGAAGCATGGCTGTTGAACGGGCATATTTCCCCCTATCAAGCCAGTGGCGATTATTTTAACCACGATCCGCGCCGCACGCGCAAGTTATTGTTAAAGCGCAAGGAAATTAGCAAGTTAGTCGGACAGTTGGAACAGCAAGGTTTAACGCTGGTTCCGTTGAAGATGTATTTTAAGCGCGGTTGGGTGAAGGTGAGTTTGGGCTTAGGGCGCGGCAAGAAATTGCACGATAAGCGCGAGGCGATTAAGGAACGCGATGATAAGCGACAAATGCAGCGCGCGCTCAAACAGTTTTAACTTTTGAGGGGATTTTGGGAATTAAATCACTCTGAAAAAAGTAAAATCGCTGTCGAATTCCGAAAGGTAGGCTTACACTCGGATGGCTCAATCTGGCTTTGTAAATAGCTTGCTAACAACTACAGCTATTTACGGCTTTTCCAGTATCCAGGTTTTCGGCTACAATGCATCACTGCCAAAATCAGAATGTAGTCTTGCTCGATTGTATAGAGAATCCCATAGGGAAATTTGCGCGTCATACATCGCCGAATATCCTCATCAATCGCGATATAACGAGTAGGCGATTCTCTAATCCGATAAACTGCATCCTCAATAGCATTGATAAATGCCTGCGCCAACTCAACCCGCTGTTCTAAATAGTATTGAACAGCCTCA from Oscillatoria sp. FACHB-1406 includes the following:
- a CDS encoding diflavin flavoprotein; the encoded protein is MKAKDVQVYPITTDTRVLRSRTWDRLKFEIEYALQRGTTANSYLIQADKIALFDPPGESFTKIFIEALQKRIDPKTIDYIILGHVNPNRATTLQALLEIAPQITFVTSNPGAISLKKILEDLTLHIKVVKGDETLDLGQGHNLEFILTPNPRWPDRMCTYDPKTKILFTDKLFGAHVCGDQVFDEGWTVYDEDRRYYFDCLMAPSASQTEAALEKLGEKEATLYATGHGPLVRYGLSELTHAYKQWVQQQKESKARVAVIYASAYGSTATLANAIARGITKAGVAVESINCEFAEPEEIKNAVEVADGFIMGSPTLGGHAPTPIQTALGIVLATADKNKLYGVFGSYGWSGEAIDLLEQKFTDAGYRQGFDPIRVKFKPNEVTLQYCEEAGTDFAQVLKRKQKKRAIKQPVGDSQADRTEQAAGRIVGSLCVVTTHQGDLSNAMLASWVSQATFSPPGLTVAVAKERAIESMLHSGAPFVLNILPEGNAQLKKQFAKNYAPGQDRFDTIETETAENGCPVLKGTLAYLECEVSNRMECGDHWLLYAIASKGQVFDNDGLTAVHHRKSGSYY
- a CDS encoding urease subunit beta, which produces MIPGEIFPQEGAIELNAGRETRKITVANTGDRPIQVGSHFHFYEVNPALEFDRDATKGMRLNIPSGTAIRFEPGDEKEIELVAIAGTREIYGFNALINNPL
- the ureA gene encoding urease subunit gamma — translated: MQLTPQEKDKLLVFTAALLAERRKAKGLKLNYPEAMAYISAAILEGAREGKTVAELMADGATLLTRDDVMDGIAEMIHEVQVEATFPDGTKLVTVHNPIQ
- a CDS encoding urease accessory protein UreD; amino-acid sequence: MSDELSGWQGCLDLVYRHCDDATRIARAYARAPLKVQRPFYPEGPQVCHTVMLHTAGGIVGGDRLSATIHLLPHSRALITAPAATKVYRSNGQLARYTTAFNLEPEASLEWLPPETILFEGADYQQQTRVELAPGASFLGWEIARFGRSARNERFLHGEWRSRFEIWQQGKPLWIDRQRLQGSEENCTSANALAGYPLVGSLIYIGKPVSEELLARVRNLIDSGIIQKKSQAGQFGATRTQAGGLLCRYRGDSTAEVRKWFIEVWRLLRLANAQSSPILPRVWQ
- a CDS encoding RimK/LysX family protein — translated: MESQTEKTILPVIGWREFLSLPELGIDKIKAKIDTGARSSALHAFDIEHFERDGVPSVRFKVHPEQRNGNVTAIAEAPLLDERHVRNSGGQTQMRPVIQTTIGLGERRWAIELTLTNRDAMGFRMLLGRQGIRRQFWVDAGRSFLWSSGKEV
- the rimK gene encoding 30S ribosomal protein S6--L-glutamate ligase; the protein is MKIAILSQDASLYSTKRLLDAGEKQGHEMRAINYLRCYMNITSHKPTIMYQGKPLEDFDAVIPRIGASRTFYGTAVVRQFEVMGVFSTNDSQAISRSRDKLRCLQILARKGIGLPVTGFAHATEDIDGLIETVGGAPLVIKLLEGTQGIGVVLAETQQAAKSVIEAFRGLDANILVQEYIKEAGGADLRCFVVGDKVVAAMKRQGAPGEFRSNLHRGGKAEKVKLTPEERSTAVRSAKAMGLRVAGVDLLRSNHGPVVMEVNSSPGLEGIEKATGVDVAGKTIEFVAKSAAEAKNRAPLDRVQY
- a CDS encoding succinylglutamate desuccinylase/aspartoacylase family protein, whose amino-acid sequence is MTGEKVGENRSEEGGNRLVIAGRAIAPGRRYRLEIPVASLPTQTLLSLPVIVINGCEPGPRLWLSAAIHGDEINGVEIIHQVLQHVRPENLRGTLIAVPIVNVFGFIAQSRYLPDRRDLNRCFPGSPTGSLASRLAHLFMTEVVRHSTHGIDLHTASDRRTNLPQIRANIEDEETHRCARAFSAPVTLHATIRDGSLRQAAAQRNIPTLLYEAGEILRFDPESIRIGVEGILRVMAHLQMHDSFILSTPVSTVEIVASKWIRASRSGILHVKVALGERVQKKQLLGKITDAFSERTTHVRAPFVGIVIGFCHNPLVNQGDGVFHLGAIGSTEKAME
- the smpB gene encoding SsrA-binding protein SmpB translates to MGEKDDGFKIISDNRQARYLYEILETYEAGIELVGTEVKSIRAGRVNLRDAYGLIRNGEAWLLNGHISPYQASGDYFNHDPRRTRKLLLKRKEISKLVGQLEQQGLTLVPLKMYFKRGWVKVSLGLGRGKKLHDKREAIKERDDKRQMQRALKQF